One Brassica napus cultivar Da-Ae chromosome C4, Da-Ae, whole genome shotgun sequence genomic region harbors:
- the LOC111212796 gene encoding vacuolar fusion protein MON1 homolog isoform X1 produces MATSDSSSSPSSSGTDFADPNPSTDPDTSSDRVQSLLESLNLSQPSEVSDGSHTDFTGDDEEEEEEEEEVVPANGSGLAGVSGGEAAEHPVEMEAGEEPPSPTSSGYDGERGSSGGGASTFKADNASEGGEIREANADGEQHEAAWLPGKRHVDEDDGSMSWRKRKKHFFILSHSGKPIYSRYGDEHKLAGFSATLQAIISFVENGYNYCYLFPFYGYIFFFLVVSCLTYYCFFSGDRVNLVKAGKHQVVFLVKGPIYLVCISCTDETYEYLRGQLDLLYGQMILILTNSIDRCFEKNANFDMAPLLNGTDAVFSSLVHSFSWNPATFLHAYTCLPLPYALRQATGTILQDVCASGVLFALLMCRHKVISLAGAQKASLHPDDLLLLSNFVMSSESFRTSESFSPICLPRYNPHAFLHAYVHFFDDDTYVILLTTRSEAFHHLKDCRIRIEDVLLKSNILSTVKRSIAEGGLRVEDLPIDRLLRQKQSSTCNQRQDTDASVGTGGPFGLWHFMYRSIYLDQYVSSEFSPPVTSHRQQKSLYRAYQKLYASMHEKGLGPHKTQYRRDENYTLLCWVTPDFELYAAFDPLADKAMAIKICNQVCQRVKDVENEVFLQGASPFSW; encoded by the exons ATGGCGACTTCAGATTCGagctcttctccttcttcttccggCACCGATTTCGCCGATCCGAACCCTAGCACCGATCCCGATACGAGCTCGGATCGTGTTCAAAGTCTATTGGAGTCGCTGAATTTGTCTCAGCCAAGCGAAGTCTCTGACGGAAGCCACACCGATTTTACCGGCgatgatgaggaagaggaggaggaggaggaggaggttgtACCGGCCAACGGTTCAGGTTTGGCGGGAGTTAGCGGAGGAGAGGCGGCGGAGCATCCGGTTGAAATGGAGGCGGGGGAGGAGCCTCCGAGCCCGACGAGCAGCGGTTACGATGGGGAGAGAGGGAGCAGCGGCGGAGGTGCCTCTACTTTCAAAGCTGACAATGCAAGCGAGGGTGGTGAGATTCGGGAAGCCAATGCGGATGGTGAGCAGCATGAAGCCGCGTGGTTGCCTGGAAAACGCCACGTCGACGAG GACGATGGTTCTATGTCATGGAGAAAGAGGAAGAAACATTTCTTCATTTTGAGTCACTCCGGCAAACCCATTTATTCCAG ATATGGAGATGAACATAAGCTTGCTGGTTTTTCAGCTACTCTTCAAgctattatttcttttgttgAGAATGGGTACAATTATTGTTATTTGTTTCCCTTCTacggttatattttttttttccttgtggTTTCATGCCTAACCTATTATTGTTTCTTCAGTGGCGACCGTGTCAATTTAGTCAAGGCAGGAAAACACCAG GTTGTCTTTCTGGTGAAGGGGCCAATATACCTGGTCTGCATCAGCTGTACAGATGAAACATATGAATACTTAAGGGGGCAGCTGGATCTTCTATATGGTCAG ATGATACTCATTTTAACAAATTCAATAGACAGATGTTTTGAGAAGAATGCAAATTTCGACATGGCGCCCTTGCTTAATGGGACAGATGCTGTCTTCTCATCTCTTGTCCATTCGTTTAGCTG GAATCCAGCTACGTTTCTTCATGCATACACTTGTCTTCCCCTTCCGTATGCGTTAAGGCAAGCTACAGGGACAATATTGCAAGATGTTTGCGCGTCTGGTGTATTGTTCGCACTACTAATGTGCAGACACAAG GTTATCAGTCTTGCTGGTGCACAGAAAGCTTCTCTTCATCCCGATGACTTGCTTCTACTCTCAAACTTCGTCATGTCATCAGAATCATTCAG GACATCAGAATCTTTCTCGCCAATCTGCCTACCAAGATACAACCCTCATGCCTTTTTGCATGCCTATGTGCACTTCTTCGAC GATGATACATATGTAATTTTGCTTACCACACGTTCAGAGGCCTTCCATCATCTCAAAGATTGCAG GATTCGCATTGAGGATGTTCTTCTTAAGTCAAATATTCTAAGCACGGTTAAAAGATCAATCGCGGAAGGTGGACTGAGGGTTGAGGATTTGCCAATAGACCGTCTTCTTCGACAGAAACAGTCTTCTACTTGTAACCAAAGACAAGATACAGATGCATCCGTGGGAACAGGAGGTCCCTTTGGACTTTGGCATTTCATGTACCGCAGTATATATTTAGATCAGTACGTTTCATCCGAGTTCTCACCTCCAGTAACTAGCCACAGACAACAGAAAAG TCTATATCGAGCATACCAGAAACTCTATGCTTCAATGCATGAAAAGGGATTGGGACCCCATAAAACTCAATATAGACGAGATGAGAATTACA CTCTTCTATGTTGGGTCACACCAGATTTTGAACTCTATGCAGCATTTGACCCACTTGCAGACAAG GCGATGGCGATAAAGATATGCAATCAGGTTTGCCAGAGGGTAAAAGATGTGGAAAATGAAGTGTTCTTGCAAGGAGCTAGCCCTTTCTCTTGGTGA
- the LOC111212796 gene encoding vacuolar fusion protein MON1 homolog isoform X2, whose amino-acid sequence MATSDSSSSPSSSGTDFADPNPSTDPDTSSDRVQSLLESLNLSQPSEVSDGSHTDFTGDDEEEEEEEEEVVPANGSGLAGVSGGEAAEHPVEMEAGEEPPSPTSSGYDGERGSSGGGASTFKADNASEGGEIREANADGEQHEAAWLPGKRHVDEDDGSMSWRKRKKHFFILSHSGKPIYSRYGDEHKLAGFSATLQAIISFVENGGDRVNLVKAGKHQVVFLVKGPIYLVCISCTDETYEYLRGQLDLLYGQMILILTNSIDRCFEKNANFDMAPLLNGTDAVFSSLVHSFSWNPATFLHAYTCLPLPYALRQATGTILQDVCASGVLFALLMCRHKVISLAGAQKASLHPDDLLLLSNFVMSSESFRTSESFSPICLPRYNPHAFLHAYVHFFDDDTYVILLTTRSEAFHHLKDCRIRIEDVLLKSNILSTVKRSIAEGGLRVEDLPIDRLLRQKQSSTCNQRQDTDASVGTGGPFGLWHFMYRSIYLDQYVSSEFSPPVTSHRQQKSLYRAYQKLYASMHEKGLGPHKTQYRRDENYTLLCWVTPDFELYAAFDPLADKAMAIKICNQVCQRVKDVENEVFLQGASPFSW is encoded by the exons ATGGCGACTTCAGATTCGagctcttctccttcttcttccggCACCGATTTCGCCGATCCGAACCCTAGCACCGATCCCGATACGAGCTCGGATCGTGTTCAAAGTCTATTGGAGTCGCTGAATTTGTCTCAGCCAAGCGAAGTCTCTGACGGAAGCCACACCGATTTTACCGGCgatgatgaggaagaggaggaggaggaggaggaggttgtACCGGCCAACGGTTCAGGTTTGGCGGGAGTTAGCGGAGGAGAGGCGGCGGAGCATCCGGTTGAAATGGAGGCGGGGGAGGAGCCTCCGAGCCCGACGAGCAGCGGTTACGATGGGGAGAGAGGGAGCAGCGGCGGAGGTGCCTCTACTTTCAAAGCTGACAATGCAAGCGAGGGTGGTGAGATTCGGGAAGCCAATGCGGATGGTGAGCAGCATGAAGCCGCGTGGTTGCCTGGAAAACGCCACGTCGACGAG GACGATGGTTCTATGTCATGGAGAAAGAGGAAGAAACATTTCTTCATTTTGAGTCACTCCGGCAAACCCATTTATTCCAG ATATGGAGATGAACATAAGCTTGCTGGTTTTTCAGCTACTCTTCAAgctattatttcttttgttgAGAATGG TGGCGACCGTGTCAATTTAGTCAAGGCAGGAAAACACCAG GTTGTCTTTCTGGTGAAGGGGCCAATATACCTGGTCTGCATCAGCTGTACAGATGAAACATATGAATACTTAAGGGGGCAGCTGGATCTTCTATATGGTCAG ATGATACTCATTTTAACAAATTCAATAGACAGATGTTTTGAGAAGAATGCAAATTTCGACATGGCGCCCTTGCTTAATGGGACAGATGCTGTCTTCTCATCTCTTGTCCATTCGTTTAGCTG GAATCCAGCTACGTTTCTTCATGCATACACTTGTCTTCCCCTTCCGTATGCGTTAAGGCAAGCTACAGGGACAATATTGCAAGATGTTTGCGCGTCTGGTGTATTGTTCGCACTACTAATGTGCAGACACAAG GTTATCAGTCTTGCTGGTGCACAGAAAGCTTCTCTTCATCCCGATGACTTGCTTCTACTCTCAAACTTCGTCATGTCATCAGAATCATTCAG GACATCAGAATCTTTCTCGCCAATCTGCCTACCAAGATACAACCCTCATGCCTTTTTGCATGCCTATGTGCACTTCTTCGAC GATGATACATATGTAATTTTGCTTACCACACGTTCAGAGGCCTTCCATCATCTCAAAGATTGCAG GATTCGCATTGAGGATGTTCTTCTTAAGTCAAATATTCTAAGCACGGTTAAAAGATCAATCGCGGAAGGTGGACTGAGGGTTGAGGATTTGCCAATAGACCGTCTTCTTCGACAGAAACAGTCTTCTACTTGTAACCAAAGACAAGATACAGATGCATCCGTGGGAACAGGAGGTCCCTTTGGACTTTGGCATTTCATGTACCGCAGTATATATTTAGATCAGTACGTTTCATCCGAGTTCTCACCTCCAGTAACTAGCCACAGACAACAGAAAAG TCTATATCGAGCATACCAGAAACTCTATGCTTCAATGCATGAAAAGGGATTGGGACCCCATAAAACTCAATATAGACGAGATGAGAATTACA CTCTTCTATGTTGGGTCACACCAGATTTTGAACTCTATGCAGCATTTGACCCACTTGCAGACAAG GCGATGGCGATAAAGATATGCAATCAGGTTTGCCAGAGGGTAAAAGATGTGGAAAATGAAGTGTTCTTGCAAGGAGCTAGCCCTTTCTCTTGGTGA